One Mercurialis annua linkage group LG3, ddMerAnnu1.2, whole genome shotgun sequence DNA window includes the following coding sequences:
- the LOC126673093 gene encoding transcription factor MYB8-like, whose product MGRAPCCNEAGIKKGAWTTDEDNKLIAYIQEHGEGGWRTLPQKAGLQRCGKSCRLRWANYLKPDIKRGGFSVDEEQAIIRLHASLGNRWSAIARHLPKRTDNEIKNYWNTYLKKRVTELPNHDPVPAAPSSSDPSHLPATSSNPASPQLLNKPAAELTPSLSDGGGVTADGKDSSSSPVTPRPVSSSARLLNKMASLSSRFHSLNMLKSILSNSTDQNKFEASDSAMSLPNNDSNASPSVSTSNNGVVSEQISVLEDDNIDPLANPFDLDHLDLFRDWNGSDTDSGALDFRTCDTYNYNIESPMSTFMFSEEYSFPDLIAESYSDMQ is encoded by the exons ATGGGAAGAGCTCCATGCTGCAATGAAGCCGGAATCAAGAAAGGCGCATGGACTACCGATGAGGATAATAAACTCATTGCTTATATTCAAGAACACGGCGAAGGCGGCTGGCGTACCTTGCCTCAGAAAGCTG GTCTCCAAAGATGTGGAAAAAGCTGCAGATTAAGGTGGGCTAATTACCTTAAGCCTGACATTAAAAGAGGAGGGTTCAGTGTAGATGAGGAGCAAGCCATCATTCGGCTTCATGCTTCTCTGGGCAACAg GTGGTCAGCCATAGCCAGACATCTCCCAAAGAGAACAGACAACGAAATTAAGAATTATTGGAACACATATCTCAAGAAAAGAGTAACAGAATTACCTAATCATGACCCAGTTCCTGCTGCCCCATCCTCATCTGACCCTAGCCATTTGCCTGCTACCTCATCAAACCCTGCCTCTCCTCAGCTGCTCAACAAACCAGCTGCTGAGCTCACACCATCATTGTCAGATGGAGGCGGTGTAACTGCTGATGGTAAAGACAGTTCGTCGTCGCCTGTCACGCCAAGGCCTGTTTCTTCGTCAGCTAGGCTACTCAACAAAATGGCTTCACTGTCGTCTCGTTTTCACAGCCTTAACATGTTGAAgtcaattttgtccaattcGACGGATCAGAACAAATTCGAGGCTAGTGATTCGGCAATGAGCCTGCCAAACAATGACTCAAATGCGTCACCGTCTGTTTCTACTTCCAATAATGGTGTAGTAAGCGAACAGATATCTGTATTGGAGGATGATAATATTGATCCATTAGCAAATCCTTTTGATCTTGATCATCTCGACCTCTTCAGAGATTGGAACGGAAGTGACACTGACAGTGGTGCATTGGATTTTAGAACGTGTGATACATATAACTATAACATCGAATCTCCTATGTCAACATTCATGTTTTCCGAAGAATATTCTTTCCCGGACCTAATTGCAGAATCATATTCAGACATGCAGTAG